CCGGCTCTCGCCGGAGCGGATGCACGCCGTCTGCGAAGCGCTCCGGCACGCCACCAGCTGCTGAGCAGCCCAACAGCACCATCAAAGGCGGGCGCTGAGACTGTTATGGGTATGGGTTGTCAAACGCGGTCGGGTGGCCGGGGGAGTCGCACCCTGAAGGTGCGCAAACGCGTTCATGCAGCTCGCCGGTACTCGTGCAGCAGACCGCCTTCGATGCACCCTGCCTCGCCGAAACTCGCCGACAACGGTCAGCCCGGCGGGCTGATCTGGCGCTTGCAGCCCGAGCGCCCGGTGCGGGCGGTGGCCGTTGTCATGCTGGACGCAGAACCGAAGGGCCCGCTCAAGGTGGCCGCGCCCAACGAGCAGCAGCCAGTCCAGGCACTCGGCACGGACCGTCCGCACCCAGCGCTCCGCGTAAACGTTCGCCTTGGGCGCCCGCACCGGCGTGAGGAGCACCTGGGCGCCCTCGGAGCGGACTACGTCATCGAAGCTGCGGGGGAACTTCGCGTCATGGTCGCGGACAAGGGAAGCACAGCTGTCGTCCCTGCTCGCCCAGCGCCAGCAGCAAGTTGCGGGCCTGCTGGATGACCCAGCCGCCGTCGGGGTTGGCGGCACCCCGGCAAGATGGACCCGTCTGGTGTCCAGTTCGATGCAGGAACAGCACGTACAGGTCGTTGGCGGCGTCGCCGCGGGCGAGCAGCGCGAGCAGACGGATGGAGCGGCACAGCGTGAGTAGGCGAGTTTCGATAGCACCAGGGATGGCCTCCGCAGGCGGGGCGGCAGGGCGCCAACCATACCGAACCACGGGATCCGCGAAACCCCAGCTCAAAGCCTACGTCCGAGTTTGCGTACCCTACACGCCTACGACCTGCGCAAGCTCCGCGGCACCATCGCATCGCCAAACCGGGCACGTCCCGCCGGTACCTGGTCCCGCCCACCGCCGCCCGCACGATCGCGGCCCTGCTCGCCCTGCGCGACCAGGTCATCGGCCCCATCCTGGCCGGTGTCCGCAGCCCGCGGCTGGGACGCAACCCCGCCCACTGGACCCGCGTCCGACCGCGACGACGAGACCCTCCGCGTCGGCATGCAGGCCCGCTTCCACGACCTCGGCATCGCGGCTGGCACCGCAGCGGCATCGACAACCTTTGTCGATCCGGATT
This Actinomycetes bacterium DNA region includes the following protein-coding sequences:
- a CDS encoding integrase core domain-containing protein, which encodes MVGALPPRLRRPSLVLSKLAYSRCAAPSVCSRCSPAATPPTTCTCCSCIELDTRRVHLAGVPPTPTAAGSSSRPATCCWRWASRDDSCASLVRDHDAKFPRSFDDVVRSEGAQVLLTPVRAPKANVYAERWVRTVRAECLDWLLLVGRGHLERALRFCVQHDNGHRPHRALGLQAPDQPAGLTVVGEFRRGRVHRRRSAARVPASCMNAFAHLQGATPPATRPRLTTHTHNSLSARL